From Nicotiana tabacum cultivar K326 chromosome 20, ASM71507v2, whole genome shotgun sequence, one genomic window encodes:
- the LOC107781639 gene encoding uncharacterized protein LOC107781639 isoform X1: MDCAGSGSRTPCSSPATRRCDRCQAVAYCSISHQVAHLNVHRKECQRLEQQMKQAHVVSDFPFTFSEEATAQVCDKRMTRCSFLIKLGIHRVGMWMFECSCGAPTTLNCSRLIEGWNLSGTLCPCREPSTVLPELLSGWKEYYEWRCIPLYSPVALLLHWPLTLYWAIKLAVQGNLIPEISNELRIHYLGPEKELHQLAAFSELYAVFPGVRMYIDLVGPAIPEDRNGERIELRDYAHCTETNCQCNCSTESFGPTSLSSGSSAIKLKLHAGYYHDCYKNLIKGSPPNLIIAPNAGVAAYRSWLPTIELIKDIKVPAFFSDYCEEACNLAISCISSVTDASPIVPIQLNPFRQPLAVEDSALFLPCYSNCFIFGI; the protein is encoded by the exons ATGGACTGCGCCGGCAGCGGAAGCCGAACCCCATGTTCCAGTCCGGCTACAAGACGTTGCGATCGCTGTCAAGCCGTCGCTTATTGCTCCATCTCTCACCAG GTTGCACACTTGAATGTACACAGGAAAGAGTGTCAAAGGTTAGAACAGCAAATGAAGCAAGCTCATGTTGTGAGTGATTTCCCTTTTACATTTTCTGAAGAAGCTACTGCTCAG GTGTGTGATAAACGCATGACAAGGTGTTCATTCTTGATAAAACTGGGAATTCACCGTGTAGGAATGTGGATGTTTGAATGTAGCTGTGGGGCGCCTACTACATTGAACTGCTCAAG GCTCATTGAAGGCTGGAACTTATCTGGTACATTGTGTCCTTGTAGAG AGCCATCCACTGTATTACCAGAGCTACTTAGTGGTTGGAAGGAATATTATGAATGGAGGTGCATTCCGCTATATTCTCCTGTTGCCCTACTACTTCACTGG CCATTGACACTGTATTGGGCCATTAAGCTGGCAGTTCAAGGGAACCTGATTCCTGAAATAAGTAATGAGCTACGCATACATTATTTAG GTCCTGaaaaagagcttcatcagcttgCTGCTTTCAGTGAACTGTATGCAGTTTTTCCTGGTGTTCGAATGTATATAGATCTTGTGGGACCTGCAATTCCAGAAGATAG GAATGGTGAGAGAATTGAACTTCGTGATTATGCTCATTGTACAGAGACCAACTGCCAATGTAATTGTTCGACCGAGAGTTTTGGCCCAACATCATTGTCAAGTGGATCTTCAGCCATTAAATTAAAGCTTCATGCTGGTTATTATCATGATTGTTATAAAAATCTCATTAAG GGTTCTCCTCCTAATCTAATTATTGCGCCAAATGCTGGTGTCGCTGCTTACAGAAGCTGGTTACCTACCATT GAGCTGATAAAGGATATCAAAGTTCCTGCATTTTTCTCTGATTACTGTGAAGAAGCTTGTAATCTAGCAATTAGTTGCATAAGCTCAGTGACTGACGCTTCTCCTATCGTTCCT ATCCAATTAAATCCTTTTAGGCAACCCCTTGCAGTAGAAGACAGTGCCCTGTTTCTTCCATGCTACTCAAATTGCTTCATCTTTGGGATTTGA
- the LOC107781639 gene encoding uncharacterized protein LOC107781639 isoform X2: protein MDCAGSGSRTPCSSPATRRCDRCQAVAYCSISHQVAHLNVHRKECQRLEQQMKQAHVVSDFPFTFSEEATAQVCDKRMTRCSFLIKLGIHRVGMWMFECSCGAPTTLNCSRLIEGWNLSGTLCPCREPSTVLPELLSGWKEYYEWRCIPLYSPVALLLHWPLTLYWAIKLAVQGNLIPEISNELRIHYLGPEKELHQLAAFSELYAVFPGVRMYIDLVGPAIPEDRNGERIELRDYAHCTETNCQCNCSTESFGPTSLSSGSSAIKLKLHAGYYHDCYKNLIKGSPPNLIIAPNAGVAAYRSWLPTIIQLNPFRQPLAVEDSALFLPCYSNCFIFGI from the exons ATGGACTGCGCCGGCAGCGGAAGCCGAACCCCATGTTCCAGTCCGGCTACAAGACGTTGCGATCGCTGTCAAGCCGTCGCTTATTGCTCCATCTCTCACCAG GTTGCACACTTGAATGTACACAGGAAAGAGTGTCAAAGGTTAGAACAGCAAATGAAGCAAGCTCATGTTGTGAGTGATTTCCCTTTTACATTTTCTGAAGAAGCTACTGCTCAG GTGTGTGATAAACGCATGACAAGGTGTTCATTCTTGATAAAACTGGGAATTCACCGTGTAGGAATGTGGATGTTTGAATGTAGCTGTGGGGCGCCTACTACATTGAACTGCTCAAG GCTCATTGAAGGCTGGAACTTATCTGGTACATTGTGTCCTTGTAGAG AGCCATCCACTGTATTACCAGAGCTACTTAGTGGTTGGAAGGAATATTATGAATGGAGGTGCATTCCGCTATATTCTCCTGTTGCCCTACTACTTCACTGG CCATTGACACTGTATTGGGCCATTAAGCTGGCAGTTCAAGGGAACCTGATTCCTGAAATAAGTAATGAGCTACGCATACATTATTTAG GTCCTGaaaaagagcttcatcagcttgCTGCTTTCAGTGAACTGTATGCAGTTTTTCCTGGTGTTCGAATGTATATAGATCTTGTGGGACCTGCAATTCCAGAAGATAG GAATGGTGAGAGAATTGAACTTCGTGATTATGCTCATTGTACAGAGACCAACTGCCAATGTAATTGTTCGACCGAGAGTTTTGGCCCAACATCATTGTCAAGTGGATCTTCAGCCATTAAATTAAAGCTTCATGCTGGTTATTATCATGATTGTTATAAAAATCTCATTAAG GGTTCTCCTCCTAATCTAATTATTGCGCCAAATGCTGGTGTCGCTGCTTACAGAAGCTGGTTACCTACCATT ATCCAATTAAATCCTTTTAGGCAACCCCTTGCAGTAGAAGACAGTGCCCTGTTTCTTCCATGCTACTCAAATTGCTTCATCTTTGGGATTTGA